The genomic region GGCAGCCCTCGTTATCGCCATACTATTAATATCATGTCTTCCCGCCGCCGCCCAGACCGTCCATGAAAACCCGAACACTCTGACGCCGAGCCACGGCCAGGGCTTCGACGCTCAGATGAACGCGCTCCTGGTAAAAATGCTGGGCAGCCTGGGCGACGTCTCTTCCGCGCTCAATAACAATAATATTACATCCGCCCGGAATGCCTACGCGCGCTTCTCCTCGTCGCTCGATAATTTCGGCGAACTGCTCTGGCAGCTCAACCTTTCGGAGTCGGATTACCAGAATATTTCGGGCCAGATGAACCTCACGAACGCCGATATCCGGGCCATCATCGACGGCTCGGACGCCTATGGCCGGGGCATGATCTTATACAACGCTTCCTTATCCGGCGGCGACCAGGCCAACGCCAGCATCGCGGCCGCGCAGGTCCGGGACAGCTATCGCAACGTTTCCTCGTCCTACGGCAGCCTGAGGCGCAACGTCACGGTCCTGGAAAGCATCCTCTCGGACCGGAACGTGGACGTCGGGAGCCTGGACAGCTCTCTGGGCAGCCTGGACCAGTACGTATACCGGCTCAACCAGTCTTACAGTAATTTGACCATTTCCGATAATGGCTACAGGATACAGCTTAATGCGGACCGGGGCCAGACGTCCGTGGGCGGCCGGGTCAACTTCTTCGGGTATCTCCGGGACTCGAACGGCGATCCCGTCAGCAACGCCGGCGTGGGCGTCTACGTCGACGGCAAGCCTGCGGGCACTTTCGTCACCGACATCAACGGCGAGGGCTTTCTTAGCTACGATGTTCCCGTAGGCGTGTCCGGAGACCATATTCTCGCCCACGCCGAGTACGTGCCGTCGTCTTCTCCCGGCCCCCTTGTTCTCAGCAACTATATTGAGCTAACCCTCCAGGACATGCCCTCCACGCTATCCCTCCTTATGGACCGGGACACGGCATCGTTCGGGGACACGGTGAATGTGACCGGCGAGCTTACGAGCGACGGCATGGTAATGCGGGATAGGCCGGTCGGGATATTCCTTAACGGCGCTTTACTGGCGAACGTATCGACGGACAGGAATGGCTCTTATGCATATACGTTCCACATCGGCCCTTCGATGCCCGCCGGGAACTCGCTCGTTAACGCTGTATATCTTCGTGGCGTAAACGATATCCTCCTGAACGGGTCCTCGCAGAGCCGGTCGCTGAACATACCGGCCCGGCAGACGAACCTGACTATCAATACGTCAGGCGCAGCCGTCATAGGCAGCCCTTACGGCATATACGGCTCATTTACAGCCGATAACGGCGTGCCCGTGGATGGCGCGAACGTCTCCATCCTCATCGACGGCTCGGCCGCCGGCAGCGGAATTACGGGCGATGACGGGGCCTACGATGTCGTTATCGTTTTATCGAATAATTCAACGGCCGGCAATCATACGATATTTGCCTCATATGATCCGGGCCCGGGCAAGGCGCTGGCCGCTTCATCGAGCGCGCCGCTTGCGGTCGTTTTCCAGGCGGCAGGGCCTCCGGAAGACCGGATGGCCATGCTTTTCACTGGCGCCGCGATCCTGCTGATAGCGGCAATAGTGGCCGTATTTATCTGGCGCCGGTATC from Methanocella sp. harbors:
- a CDS encoding DUF4129 domain-containing protein — protein: MAGKKTYYSIIFPIKPAALVIAILLISCLPAAAQTVHENPNTLTPSHGQGFDAQMNALLVKMLGSLGDVSSALNNNNITSARNAYARFSSSLDNFGELLWQLNLSESDYQNISGQMNLTNADIRAIIDGSDAYGRGMILYNASLSGGDQANASIAAAQVRDSYRNVSSSYGSLRRNVTVLESILSDRNVDVGSLDSSLGSLDQYVYRLNQSYSNLTISDNGYRIQLNADRGQTSVGGRVNFFGYLRDSNGDPVSNAGVGVYVDGKPAGTFVTDINGEGFLSYDVPVGVSGDHILAHAEYVPSSSPGPLVLSNYIELTLQDMPSTLSLLMDRDTASFGDTVNVTGELTSDGMVMRDRPVGIFLNGALLANVSTDRNGSYAYTFHIGPSMPAGNSLVNAVYLRGVNDILLNGSSQSRSLNIPARQTNLTINTSGAAVIGSPYGIYGSFTADNGVPVDGANVSILIDGSAAGSGITGDDGAYDVVIVLSNNSTAGNHTIFASYDPGPGKALAASSSAPLAVVFQAAGPPEDRMAMLFTGAAILLIAAIVAVFIWRRYHVPAPEKAVMIPEAPATPIITPVEPPLDVAAESDRIRSLGTKDSREAMAQVYILSRKVLSARVRLDESLTHHEFYDAAVAAVPSVSHPLKDIVGLYEKAIFANMPVTSAELERAVGGIKDLDNCIREAAR